GGTCGGTTATGCGGCGTGAGCGGGCTCTCGCAAAATCGGCACCTGCCACGGACCGGACCGAAGAGAAGCCGCGCGCGCTGACGGTCCTGTTTTGCGACTTGGTGGGCTCAACCCAGCTGTCGTCGCAGCTCGATCCCGAGGATTGGCGCGAGATCGTTCAGCGCTACCACGACTGTGCAGCGGCCGTTGTGCAGCAGTTCAGCGGCCATGTGGCGCAGTACGCCGGTGATGGGCTGCTCGCGTGCTTCGGGTGGCCGCACGCACAGGATGACGATCCGGAACGCGCCGTGCGCGCGGGGTTGTCACTGGTGGCGGCCGTGCGAGCTCTGGATGTTAGTGATCCAAGCCCAGGGGTAACCACGAAGCCCGCAGCCGGTACGTCTCCTTCCGTGCGCGTCGCCGTACATACCGGCGGCGTCGTGGTCGCGCGGCGCACGGGGGACGAGCGCTCGTTGAAAGAGTGGGACGGCCTTCGAGACGGCGCTTCGCGCCGCCTCAGGGCGGACGGAGAGGTCTTGCGGCAGGCGGAAGAAACCGCTCACGCTGAGAATCGCCGGCAGGCGCCTCTCGAAGCATGTCCTGAGCCCCGTCCAAGGGCAGCGGCGGTCCTTCAACGGGGAGCCGATATCGAGTTGCTGGGCGACGGGCCCAACGTTGCGATGCGGCTGCAGGCGGTGGCCGCGCCCGATACGGTGGTGATCAGCCGCGCCACGCTGTTGCTGCTCCCAGAAGACTTCGTCGGCGAAGACCTTGGGCCGCAACCGCTCGCAGGCATCGCCGCGCCGGTGCTCGCGTATCGCGTGACGGCTCCCGCTGGCACCGCGCTCGCGGCTGATACGTCGCCGCGCGCACCCTCCGGCATCGCGGCGAGCGTAGCCGTGCCCGCCGGCGAGCGCCGGCTGCTCACCATCATGTTTTGCGAGATCGCCGCTACGAGCGGGACCTCAGCCGGCACCGCCCCGGAACGCTGGCATGAGATGGTGCGCGCCTACCGCGAGCGCGCTACGCAGGTGGTCGCTCGCTTTGGCGGCTATGTAGCGCGCTATCACGGTGAGGAGCTGCTCGTGTACTTCGGCTATCCCTCGGCTCACGACGACGATGCCGAGCGTGCCGTGCGCGCGGCCCTCGCCCTCATCGACACGGTGCGCGAGCTGCCCATCAACTCGGCGACGGCAGACCGCCTCGACGTACGCATCGGCGTGCACAGCGGCCCGGTCGTCGTTGGCGAAGGCGCCGAGTCGGCCAGCGAGGTTTTCGGCGAGACCCCGAACATCGCCGCGCACGTGCGGCGCCTTGCTTCTCCCGGTACCGTCCTGATGACCGCGGCAACGCACCGGCTGACGCCGGGACGCTTCGTGGTCGAGGATCACGGGCCGCAACCCATCAAGGGAGTGGCGGAGCCGCTGCGGCTCTTCCACGTTGTGCGGCCGAGCCCGGAGCGCAGGAGGCTGGCGGCGGTGACACGGGGCCACACGCCGTTTGTCGGCCGCGAGCAGGAGCGGCTCTTGCTGCATGAGCGCTTCGGGCAAGCGCAGGCGGGTCAAGGCCAAGTCGTCCTCCTCACCGGCGAGCCGGGAATCGGCAAGTCGCGCTTGGCGCAGATGCTGCGCGAGGAACTAGCCGCGACCCCGCATACCTGGCTGGAGGCGGGCGGCCTGCCGTACTTTGCAAGCACGCCTTTCTATGCCTTGACCGAGCTGCTCAAGCCGTTGCTGGCGGGCGCCGGCGCCGATGACGCCGCGGCGCAGCTCGATGCACTCGAGCGCGCGATCACGCCGGCCGGATTGACTCCGGCGGACGCCGTTCCCCTCGTGGCTCCGTTGCTCGACCTCCCGGTGCCGAAATCGTACCCGCCCGTGCTGCTCTCCCCGGAGGGTTTGCGACGCCGGCGTCTGGAAGCGCTGGCGGCGTGGTTCCTGGGCGAGGCGCGGCGCCAGCCGCTCGTCGTGCTGCTCGAGGACCTTCAGTGGGTCGATCCTTCCACCCTTGATCTCCTGCAGCTGCTGGTGCAGCACGTAGCGAGTGCGCCGATGCTGCTGCTCCTCACCGCGCGTCCCGAGTTTGACGTCCCGTGGCTGTCGCAGCCTGATTGCTCAGTGCGGCTGGGCACGGGAACTCGTTTGGGTGGGTCCGTCATAGCGGCGAAAGAGGCTATCGGTAAATCCGGACGCGCGCTTCGAGACGGCCCCAGAAACGGGGGCCTCCTCAGCGCGAACGGAGAAGAACTCTGTCAAATCAAACCCGCCACCGTTCGCCCTGAGGAGCCGCCTTCCTTTGGCGGCGTCTCGAAGGGCGTGCTCGCGAGAAAGTCGACAGTCTCGAAAGCCGGTATCGAGGTGGGGCGGCGGGGATCAAACCTGGATTCCGGCTTCCGCCGGAATGACGAACGGGAAGATCCCGAGGTTCCTGTGCAAAGCTGCACCGTGGTGAGGCTGGGCCGCCTCTCGTCGTCGGAGACCCGTGAGATGATCACCAGACTGACTCCCGCCGTGGCGGCGACTACTGCGCCGTCCACCCTTTCCGAACACCTCGTCGACGCGGTGGTGGCGCGCACCGATGGGGTACCGTTCTTCATCGAAGAGCTGACGAAGGCGGCGATCGAAGCGGATACTAGTGGGGCGGGGGAGATTCCGGCGACGCTACAGGGTTCGCTGATGGCACGCCTCGATCGTCTCGGCGGCGCGAAGACGGTGGCGCAAGTCGGCGCGGTCTGCGGGCGCGAGTTCACGCAGGAGCTGCTCGCTAGCGTACATGCGGCGCCGCCGGACGAACTCCAGGCGGCATTGGCCGCGCTCGCCGGCGCCGACCTGGTCTCCGCGCGAGCGGCCGAGGGGACGTACGCGTTCAAACACGCGCTGGTGCAAGAGGCGGCGTATCACTCGCTGCTGAAGAGCCACCGCCGCGTGATCCACGGCCGTGTGGCCAAGGCCCTCAGCGAG
This genomic window from Deltaproteobacteria bacterium contains:
- a CDS encoding AAA family ATPase, with translation MRRERALAKSAPATDRTEEKPRALTVLFCDLVGSTQLSSQLDPEDWREIVQRYHDCAAAVVQQFSGHVAQYAGDGLLACFGWPHAQDDDPERAVRAGLSLVAAVRALDVSDPSPGVTTKPAAGTSPSVRVAVHTGGVVVARRTGDERSLKEWDGLRDGASRRLRADGEVLRQAEETAHAENRRQAPLEACPEPRPRAAAVLQRGADIELLGDGPNVAMRLQAVAAPDTVVISRATLLLLPEDFVGEDLGPQPLAGIAAPVLAYRVTAPAGTALAADTSPRAPSGIAASVAVPAGERRLLTIMFCEIAATSGTSAGTAPERWHEMVRAYRERATQVVARFGGYVARYHGEELLVYFGYPSAHDDDAERAVRAALALIDTVRELPINSATADRLDVRIGVHSGPVVVGEGAESASEVFGETPNIAAHVRRLASPGTVLMTAATHRLTPGRFVVEDHGPQPIKGVAEPLRLFHVVRPSPERRRLAAVTRGHTPFVGREQERLLLHERFGQAQAGQGQVVLLTGEPGIGKSRLAQMLREELAATPHTWLEAGGLPYFASTPFYALTELLKPLLAGAGADDAAAQLDALERAITPAGLTPADAVPLVAPLLDLPVPKSYPPVLLSPEGLRRRRLEALAAWFLGEARRQPLVVLLEDLQWVDPSTLDLLQLLVQHVASAPMLLLLTARPEFDVPWLSQPDCSVRLGTGTRLGGSVIAAKEAIGKSGRALRDGPRNGGLLSANGEELCQIKPATVRPEEPPSFGGVSKGVLARKSTVSKAGIEVGRRGSNLDSGFRRNDEREDPEVPVQSCTVVRLGRLSSSETREMITRLTPAVAATTAPSTLSEHLVDAVVARTDGVPFFIEELTKAAIEADTSGAGEIPATLQGSLMARLDRLGGAKTVAQVGAVCGREFTQELLASVHAAPPDELQAALAALAGADLVSARAAEGTYAFKHALVQEAAYHSLLKSHRRVIHGRVAKALSENFPAIAEAQPELLAHHYTEAHEAEPAAAAWQRAGDRALARSAASEATSHLRRGLAVLATLPENPARHQREMRLQLALGQALLVTKGYAAPETAAAFARAKAVGESLGDPVQTFVFLMGLFATTNTRDGPAISRELADQAMAAAEHSGLVALRVWAHFAQGLNRCHSGELAGAREHLTQALALYDEAVMPHMPVDVRVTTSAYLAIAEWNLGLADQARAQMQASVELAERTKRPTDRQWAEQYATALFARMRDPEAVLWHAQRALAACAEETNPVHEAGAQMARGWALAEQGRAGEGIAVLRAGLDAYWASGTHLAAELFTGLLADALARAGNVAEAYRLLTEAEGAVLGEELDRADTLRRRAELLARLIDTGSAPRVAAPGASQGDGALLTPDDVERLYRDAIAVARRLGAKAYELRAASSYARWLRERGRGGEGRALLAPLYAAFTEGFDTPDLQDARALLALIRR